A window of Streptomyces armeniacus contains these coding sequences:
- a CDS encoding tetratricopeptide repeat protein, whose product MEPFSAAVIAAVGTVSSGALSGAGGEMGRRSSEALFGLLRRGRRAGASPDGDPSGQPDEGPSAAPDEEPEGEREEDHAAGEPVLPVTEEERRALAVRLLEHARRSPEFAREVAAWVRETEWLEPRAVPALAHGASRPRMLPPATAVFTDREALHAEITGLLDSGERPAGAPAVVVLVGPGGVGKSAAAVHCAHLLSERFPDGQLYTDLAAAGAGPGPGGAAAPSEVLVRFLDRLGVPPSRMPADEQRQSELYRDCVAGRRMVVVLDNAASAAQVAPLLPADSGCLVIVTSRRRLDGLVAVSGARHITLPPLSAADSVRLLGRIVGRERMAGPEAEAGARAVAEKCGRLPLALCATGARFAVREHLTWQAMDRQLSERLTAEDTSGAAGTAGAAGADGGGGGGMDGGAAGGHPPEGEGPPGAVHAATDATYGELSPEAARLYRSTAVWPWPGITVGAAARAAGSGEEEARTGLEELAGVHLLEEVGEERYRFHDLVRRHALRRAEAEDGYAGMAAAVRRTVGWHLGCAAAADLRVIPGRWRLGPAYLRLSLPADRDAADGGAALAELRRERENLAAAVRAAEEYGLDELVWQLCEAMWGLHLRLGYHQQWIDTHRRGVEAARRCAEAFGDPRAEGRMLVQLAFAHLGRGGAEDAGEAEAALVRAAEADGRARHHRGQASAVEALGLLRLKQWRWADAEDCFAEAGRTLGRIGPGDDGANDVPRARALLAHHLGRALRGQGRLEEAERRLHGALEQFRDLAEPDLYNQARVHMSLGETHLDGGDPEFARTCLGQAIATLGNEGAALQHADAAELRARCARQLADADGEAHDLRTALGLYEGADDTVSAARVRARLAELGAED is encoded by the coding sequence GTGGAACCGTTCTCGGCGGCGGTGATCGCGGCGGTCGGCACGGTCTCCTCGGGAGCCCTGTCGGGGGCCGGCGGGGAGATGGGCAGGCGCAGTTCGGAGGCGCTTTTCGGGCTGCTGCGGCGCGGACGGCGCGCGGGTGCGTCCCCGGACGGTGATCCGTCCGGGCAACCCGACGAGGGCCCCTCCGCGGCACCGGACGAGGAGCCGGAGGGTGAGCGGGAGGAAGACCACGCAGCCGGTGAGCCTGTCCTGCCGGTCACCGAGGAGGAGCGGCGCGCGCTTGCCGTACGGCTGCTGGAACACGCCCGCAGGTCACCCGAGTTCGCCCGCGAGGTGGCGGCCTGGGTGCGGGAGACGGAGTGGCTGGAGCCGCGCGCCGTGCCGGCGCTCGCGCACGGTGCGTCCCGGCCGCGGATGCTCCCTCCGGCGACGGCCGTGTTCACCGACCGGGAGGCGCTGCACGCGGAGATCACCGGACTGCTGGACAGCGGGGAGCGGCCCGCGGGCGCGCCGGCGGTCGTCGTACTCGTCGGGCCCGGCGGCGTGGGGAAGAGTGCCGCGGCCGTGCACTGCGCGCACCTTCTCAGCGAACGTTTTCCGGACGGGCAGCTCTACACGGACCTCGCTGCCGCCGGCGCGGGGCCGGGGCCGGGCGGTGCGGCGGCGCCGTCGGAGGTGCTCGTACGGTTCCTGGACCGGCTCGGCGTGCCGCCCAGCCGCATGCCCGCGGACGAGCAGAGGCAGAGCGAGCTGTACCGCGACTGCGTGGCCGGCCGCCGCATGGTCGTCGTGCTCGACAACGCGGCGTCCGCGGCGCAGGTGGCGCCGCTGCTGCCGGCGGACTCCGGCTGCCTCGTGATCGTCACCAGCCGGCGCCGGCTGGACGGACTCGTGGCCGTCTCCGGCGCACGGCACATCACGCTCCCGCCACTGTCCGCGGCGGACTCCGTACGGCTGCTGGGCCGCATCGTCGGGCGCGAACGGATGGCGGGTCCGGAGGCGGAGGCCGGTGCGCGGGCGGTCGCGGAGAAGTGCGGCCGTCTGCCGCTGGCCCTGTGCGCGACGGGTGCGCGTTTCGCCGTACGCGAGCACCTCACCTGGCAGGCGATGGACCGGCAGCTGTCCGAACGGCTGACCGCGGAGGACACATCAGGTGCGGCAGGGACGGCAGGTGCGGCGGGCGCTGACGGCGGAGGAGGCGGTGGCATGGACGGCGGAGCCGCGGGAGGCCACCCGCCGGAGGGCGAGGGCCCTCCGGGAGCGGTGCACGCCGCGACCGACGCCACATACGGCGAACTGAGCCCGGAGGCCGCGCGCCTGTACCGCTCGACCGCCGTGTGGCCGTGGCCCGGCATCACCGTCGGGGCCGCCGCGCGAGCCGCCGGATCGGGCGAGGAGGAGGCCCGTACGGGACTGGAGGAGCTTGCCGGTGTCCACCTGCTGGAGGAGGTGGGCGAGGAGCGCTACCGCTTCCACGACCTCGTACGCCGGCACGCCCTGCGGCGCGCGGAGGCGGAGGACGGGTACGCGGGCATGGCTGCCGCCGTGCGCCGTACGGTGGGCTGGCACCTCGGGTGTGCGGCCGCCGCCGACCTCCGTGTCATTCCCGGGCGTTGGCGGCTCGGGCCCGCGTACCTGCGGCTGAGCCTCCCCGCGGACCGCGACGCCGCGGACGGCGGAGCCGCGCTGGCGGAGCTGCGCCGCGAACGGGAGAACCTGGCGGCGGCGGTGCGGGCGGCCGAGGAGTACGGACTCGACGAGCTCGTGTGGCAGCTGTGCGAAGCGATGTGGGGCCTGCATCTGCGGCTCGGCTACCACCAGCAGTGGATCGACACGCACCGGAGGGGAGTCGAGGCCGCACGCCGCTGCGCGGAGGCGTTCGGGGACCCGCGGGCGGAGGGGCGGATGCTCGTACAGCTCGCCTTCGCCCACCTGGGGCGGGGCGGCGCGGAGGACGCCGGAGAGGCCGAAGCGGCTCTGGTGCGGGCAGCGGAGGCGGACGGACGGGCGCGGCACCACCGGGGTCAGGCGAGCGCCGTCGAGGCGCTGGGGCTGCTGCGGCTGAAGCAGTGGCGGTGGGCGGACGCGGAGGACTGCTTCGCCGAGGCGGGCCGGACCCTGGGCCGCATCGGGCCCGGCGACGACGGCGCGAACGACGTACCGCGCGCCCGGGCGCTGCTCGCACACCACCTCGGTCGCGCCCTGCGCGGGCAGGGCCGCCTCGAGGAGGCGGAACGCCGGCTGCACGGCGCCCTCGAGCAGTTCCGCGACCTCGCCGAACCCGACCTGTACAACCAGGCCCGCGTCCACATGAGCCTCGGCGAGACGCATCTGGACGGCGGCGACCCGGAGTTCGCCCGCACCTGCCTCGGCCAGGCGATCGCCACCCTCGGCAACGAGGGCGCCGCCCTGCAGCACGCCGACGCGGCGGAGCTGCGGGCCCGCTGCGCCAGGCAACTCGCCGACGCGGACGGCGAGGCGCACGACCTGCGGACCGCGCTCGGCCTGTACGAGGGGGCGGACGACACCGTGTCCGCCGCCCGGGTACGGGCGCGGCTGGCGGAGTTGGGCGCGGAGGACTGA
- a CDS encoding bifunctional metallophosphatase/5'-nucleotidase: MAATSQRRRRAGRLTTVAAALATAAGLLSAAVPANAESSEDATSSATQRSSADAPADASADVPQGTRGGRTVDVQMLSFNDFHGNLEPPQGSSGKVSELQPDGSTKDVDAGGAEYLASSLRDARKDHPYSVTAAAGDMVGGSPLLSGLFHDEPTVEAMNKLDLDVTSVGNHEFDEGRAELERLQNGGCHPEDGCYEEGREFGGADYPYLAANVTDEKTGKPILKPYHVWQHKGVKIGFVGVTLEGTPDIVSADGVKGLEFHDEIETIDKYAKVLKRKGVNAVVALVHEGGSPASPAYNYDCDSPGDGDGISGPIAAIAKGTSSEVDALVTGHTHEAYACTIPDPSGTPRTVTSAASFGKLYTDTTLTYDRATKDIVRTKVAAANHVVSREQPKAKDMTELIQRWGKLAEPVAKRPIGWISEDIPGRGAKTPESPLGDLVADAQLAHAKEQDEGADLALMNPGGIRSDLQHAASGDEGDGVVTYAEGFTVQPFSNTVNLADLTGEQLLQVLREQVSGDNEASPKVLQPSAGLTYTLDLTKSGADRVVADSVRLNDKPLDPGATYRVAVNSFLAGGGDGFPTLAEGKNPLVGGDDLAALETYLTANSSADKPLDAPAADRIKVVQ; this comes from the coding sequence ATGGCAGCGACTTCCCAACGCAGACGCCGTGCGGGCCGGTTGACCACGGTCGCCGCCGCGCTGGCCACCGCCGCCGGACTGCTGTCGGCGGCCGTACCGGCGAACGCCGAGAGCTCGGAGGACGCCACGTCCTCCGCCACGCAGCGCAGTTCGGCCGACGCGCCCGCAGACGCATCCGCAGACGTACCCCAAGGCACCCGCGGCGGCCGTACGGTCGACGTCCAGATGCTGTCGTTCAACGACTTCCACGGCAACCTCGAACCGCCCCAGGGCTCCTCCGGCAAGGTGTCCGAACTCCAGCCGGACGGCTCGACGAAGGACGTCGATGCGGGCGGCGCCGAGTACCTCGCCTCCAGCCTCCGGGACGCCCGCAAGGACCACCCGTACTCGGTCACGGCCGCCGCCGGCGACATGGTGGGCGGCAGCCCGCTGCTGTCCGGGCTGTTCCACGACGAGCCGACCGTCGAGGCGATGAACAAGCTGGACCTGGACGTGACGTCCGTCGGCAACCACGAGTTCGACGAGGGCCGCGCCGAACTGGAACGCCTCCAGAACGGCGGCTGCCACCCCGAGGACGGCTGCTACGAGGAAGGCCGTGAGTTCGGCGGCGCCGACTACCCGTACCTCGCCGCGAACGTCACCGACGAGAAGACCGGCAAGCCGATCCTGAAGCCGTACCACGTGTGGCAGCACAAGGGCGTGAAGATCGGCTTCGTCGGCGTCACGCTGGAGGGCACTCCGGACATCGTGTCGGCGGACGGCGTGAAGGGCCTGGAGTTCCACGACGAGATCGAGACCATCGACAAGTACGCCAAGGTGCTGAAGCGGAAGGGCGTCAACGCGGTCGTCGCGCTCGTGCACGAGGGCGGCTCCCCGGCCAGCCCCGCGTACAACTACGACTGCGACAGCCCCGGTGACGGCGACGGCATCTCCGGACCCATCGCCGCCATCGCCAAGGGCACCAGCTCCGAGGTGGACGCGCTGGTCACCGGGCACACGCACGAGGCGTACGCGTGCACCATCCCGGACCCGTCCGGCACCCCGCGTACGGTCACCTCGGCGGCGTCGTTCGGCAAGCTGTACACGGACACGACCCTCACGTACGACCGCGCCACCAAGGACATCGTCCGCACCAAGGTGGCCGCCGCGAACCACGTCGTGAGCCGCGAGCAGCCCAAGGCGAAGGACATGACCGAACTCATCCAGCGCTGGGGCAAGCTGGCCGAACCGGTCGCGAAGCGGCCCATCGGCTGGATCTCCGAGGACATCCCGGGGCGCGGCGCCAAGACACCCGAGTCGCCGCTCGGCGACCTCGTCGCCGACGCGCAACTCGCCCACGCCAAGGAGCAGGACGAGGGCGCCGACCTGGCACTGATGAACCCCGGCGGCATCCGCTCCGACCTCCAGCACGCCGCGTCCGGCGACGAGGGCGACGGCGTGGTGACGTACGCGGAGGGCTTCACCGTCCAGCCGTTCTCCAACACGGTCAACCTGGCCGACCTGACCGGCGAACAGCTCCTCCAGGTGCTGCGGGAGCAGGTCAGCGGCGACAACGAGGCCTCACCGAAGGTGCTCCAGCCGTCCGCGGGCCTCACGTACACGCTCGACCTCACGAAGTCCGGCGCGGACCGCGTGGTGGCCGACTCGGTACGGCTGAACGACAAGCCGCTGGACCCGGGCGCCACGTACCGGGTGGCCGTCAACAGCTTCCTCGCGGGCGGCGGCGACGGCTTCCCGACCCTGGCGGAAGGCAAGAACCCGCTGGTCGGCGGGGACGACCTGGCGGCACTGGAGACGTACCTGACGGCCAACTCCTCTGCGGACAAGCCACTGGACGCACCGGCGGCGGACCGCATCAAGGTCGTGCAGTAA
- the mshD gene encoding mycothiol synthase — protein MSDVVVVDEVSPGVVREAQDLIDAAARTDGQPAVSEQGRLQLRGGRRTGVRHLLLRNDGELVGYAQLEDTDPVEAPAGELVVHPGHRGRGYGRQLGQALLDTSGKRLRMWAHGGHPAARHLAQLLGLTLFRELRQLRRPLADLELAEPSFPAGVTVRTFVPGDDDAAWLALNAAAFAHHPEQGSLGQRDLDDRKAQPWFDPRGFFLAVRGGRLVGFHWTKVHSAEQLGEVYVLGVAPEEQGSGLGRALTTLGLRHLARDRGLPTAMLYVDADNVPAMTVYERLGFRTHETDLMYRTET, from the coding sequence ATGAGCGACGTGGTGGTTGTGGACGAAGTGTCGCCCGGGGTCGTACGGGAGGCACAGGACCTGATCGACGCGGCAGCCCGTACGGACGGGCAGCCCGCCGTCTCCGAACAGGGCCGGCTCCAGCTGCGCGGCGGCCGCCGCACGGGCGTACGGCATCTGCTGCTCCGGAACGACGGCGAACTCGTCGGATACGCCCAGCTCGAGGACACCGACCCCGTCGAGGCACCGGCCGGTGAACTCGTCGTACACCCCGGGCACCGGGGCCGCGGCTACGGCCGCCAGCTCGGGCAGGCGCTCCTCGACACCTCCGGCAAACGGCTGCGCATGTGGGCGCACGGCGGCCACCCGGCGGCCCGGCACCTCGCGCAGCTCCTCGGCCTGACGCTCTTCCGCGAACTCCGCCAGCTGCGGCGGCCCCTCGCCGACCTCGAACTCGCCGAACCGTCCTTCCCGGCGGGCGTGACCGTACGCACCTTCGTACCGGGCGACGACGACGCGGCCTGGCTCGCCCTGAACGCCGCTGCCTTCGCCCACCACCCGGAACAGGGCAGCCTCGGCCAGCGCGACCTGGACGACCGCAAGGCGCAGCCGTGGTTCGACCCCAGGGGTTTCTTCCTGGCCGTTCGCGGGGGACGGCTGGTCGGCTTCCACTGGACGAAGGTGCACAGCGCGGAGCAGCTGGGCGAGGTGTACGTCCTGGGCGTCGCCCCGGAGGAACAGGGCAGCGGCCTCGGCCGCGCCCTCACCACCCTCGGCCTCCGCCACCTGGCCCGCGACCGTGGCCTCCCGACGGCGATGCTGTACGTGGACGCGGACAACGTGCCGGCGATGACGGTGTACGAGCGGTTGGGTTTCCGCACGCACGAGACGGATCTCATGTACCGCACGGAGACGTAG
- a CDS encoding RNA degradosome polyphosphate kinase encodes MSQPAVPHTTDDADTDAQADARSQTDARPQAEARPADARQSETRQAETRTAAPQPSVGSIAAHRPHAGVTGRGRGNGHGGDGPALEPDLDSDPDTYEEGQGPDAEAGDLPAGRFLDRERSWLAFNERVLELAEDPETPLLERANFLAIFASNLDEFFMVRVAGLKRRIATGVATRSASGLQPREVLELIWNRSRELMARHAACFQQDIAPALADEGLHLIRWPELTEKEQARLFTLFRQQIYPVLTPLAVDPAHPFPYISGLSLNLAVVVRNPVSGHTHFARVKVPPLLSRFLEASPQRYVPLEDVIAAHLEELFPGMEVLGHHMFRVTRNEDLEVEEDDTENLLQALEKELMRRRFGPPVRLEVEESIDPYVLDLLVRELKVGDAEVYPLPGPLDLTGLSGIASAMERPDLKYRKFIAGTHRDLAEVESASAPDIFAALRERDVLLHHPYDSFSTSVQAFLEQAAADPDVLAIKQTLYRTSGDSPIVDALIDAAESGKQVLVLVELKARFDEQANIKWARKLEESGCHVVYGLVGLKTHCKLSLVVRQEGDTLRRYAHVGTGNYHPKTARLYEDLGLLTADQQVGADLSDLFNRLSGYSRRATYRRLLVAPRSLRDGLVTRIQREAAHHREGRPAYVRIKVNSMVDEAVIDALYRAAQEGVPVDIWVRGICALRPGVPGLSENIRVRSILGRFLEHSRIFAFGNGGEPEVWFGSADMMHRNLDRRMEALVRVSDPGHRASLNGLLETGTSDSTASWHLGPDGDWTRVAHDAEGRPLRNIQEMLIDARRRRRAPAT; translated from the coding sequence ATGAGCCAGCCAGCTGTGCCGCACACCACCGACGACGCTGACACCGACGCACAGGCCGACGCGCGCTCGCAGACGGACGCGCGCCCGCAGGCGGAAGCGCGCCCGGCCGACGCGCGCCAGAGCGAGACGCGCCAGGCCGAGACCCGTACGGCCGCCCCCCAGCCCTCCGTCGGTTCCATCGCCGCGCACCGCCCCCACGCCGGGGTGACCGGCCGGGGCCGGGGGAACGGTCACGGCGGTGACGGGCCGGCGCTGGAGCCCGATCTGGACTCCGATCCGGACACGTACGAGGAGGGCCAGGGCCCGGACGCGGAGGCCGGGGATCTGCCCGCCGGGCGGTTCCTGGACCGGGAGCGCAGCTGGCTGGCGTTCAACGAGCGGGTCCTGGAGCTGGCCGAGGACCCGGAGACGCCGCTCCTGGAGCGGGCCAACTTCCTGGCGATCTTCGCGAGCAATCTCGACGAGTTCTTCATGGTCCGCGTGGCCGGTCTGAAGCGGCGGATCGCCACGGGCGTGGCGACGCGTTCCGCGTCGGGGCTGCAGCCGCGCGAGGTGCTGGAGCTGATCTGGAACCGTTCGCGGGAGCTCATGGCGCGGCACGCGGCCTGCTTCCAGCAGGACATCGCGCCCGCGCTGGCGGACGAGGGGCTGCACCTGATCCGCTGGCCGGAGCTGACGGAGAAGGAGCAGGCGCGCCTGTTCACGCTGTTCAGGCAGCAGATCTACCCCGTGCTGACGCCGCTGGCCGTGGACCCGGCGCACCCGTTCCCGTACATCTCGGGCCTGTCGCTGAACCTGGCCGTCGTCGTACGGAACCCGGTGAGCGGCCACACCCACTTCGCGCGTGTGAAGGTCCCGCCGCTGCTCTCCCGCTTCCTGGAGGCGTCGCCGCAGCGGTACGTGCCGCTGGAGGACGTGATCGCGGCGCATCTCGAGGAGCTGTTCCCGGGCATGGAGGTGCTGGGGCACCACATGTTCCGGGTCACGCGGAACGAGGACCTCGAGGTCGAGGAGGACGACACCGAGAACCTCCTGCAGGCGCTGGAGAAGGAGCTGATGCGGCGCCGCTTCGGGCCGCCCGTACGGCTCGAGGTCGAGGAGTCGATAGACCCGTACGTGCTGGACCTGCTGGTCCGTGAGCTGAAGGTCGGCGACGCGGAGGTCTATCCGCTGCCGGGCCCGCTGGACCTGACGGGGCTGTCGGGGATCGCGTCGGCGATGGAGCGGCCGGATCTGAAGTACCGGAAGTTCATCGCGGGCACGCACCGCGACCTGGCGGAGGTGGAGTCGGCGTCGGCGCCCGACATCTTCGCGGCGCTTCGCGAACGCGACGTGCTGCTGCACCACCCGTACGACTCGTTCTCGACGTCCGTGCAGGCGTTTCTGGAGCAGGCCGCGGCCGATCCGGACGTGCTGGCGATCAAGCAGACGCTGTACCGCACCTCCGGCGACTCCCCGATCGTGGACGCGCTGATCGACGCCGCCGAGTCCGGCAAGCAGGTGCTGGTGCTGGTCGAGCTGAAGGCGCGGTTCGACGAGCAGGCCAACATCAAGTGGGCGCGGAAGCTGGAGGAGTCGGGCTGCCACGTGGTGTACGGGCTGGTGGGTCTGAAGACGCACTGCAAGCTCTCGCTGGTGGTCCGCCAGGAGGGGGACACGCTCCGCCGGTACGCGCACGTCGGCACCGGCAACTACCACCCCAAGACCGCCCGGCTCTACGAGGACCTGGGGCTGCTCACCGCGGACCAGCAGGTCGGCGCGGACCTGTCGGACCTGTTCAACCGGCTCAGCGGGTACTCGCGGCGCGCCACCTACCGGCGGCTGCTCGTCGCGCCCAGGTCGCTCCGCGACGGGCTGGTCACGCGCATCCAGCGGGAGGCCGCGCACCACCGGGAGGGGCGGCCCGCGTACGTCCGTATCAAGGTCAACTCGATGGTCGACGAGGCGGTCATCGACGCGCTCTACCGCGCCGCGCAGGAGGGGGTGCCGGTGGACATCTGGGTGCGCGGCATCTGCGCGCTGCGGCCCGGAGTGCCGGGGCTGAGCGAGAACATCCGGGTGCGGTCCATACTGGGGCGCTTCCTCGAGCACTCCCGAATCTTTGCGTTCGGGAACGGTGGGGAGCCGGAGGTGTGGTTCGGCAGCGCCGACATGATGCACCGGAACCTCGACCGCCGTATGGAGGCGCTGGTGCGGGTCAGCGACCCGGGCCACCGCGCCTCCCTGAACGGGCTGCTGGAGACCGGGACCTCGGATTCCACCGCGTCCTGGCACCTCGGCCCGGACGGCGACTGGACGCGCGTCGCACACGACGCGGAGGGCCGGCCGCTGCGCAACATCCAGGAAATGCTGATCGACGCCCGGAGGCGCCGACGTGCCCCAGCGACATGA
- a CDS encoding SAM-dependent methyltransferase: MDRELIARLAHADHPVNSPLDDESVRRLLQRTVGPGEQRVLDLGCGEAAWLLRALAARTDVTAEGVDTSAQLLAKARQEAVEQGVGQRLVLHRHDAAEFVSTRPFDAVLCVGATHAFGGLLPTLDAAAAHLAPGGRVLVGDAYWECEPTAEARELLGEYEDLATTVERVVAHGWTPVHGHISTRRELDDFEWCWTGSLAAWALEHPEDPDSAEVLAVASAHRSEWLRSYRDSFGFVTLVLRRTSECPDQ, encoded by the coding sequence ATGGACCGTGAACTGATCGCCCGGCTGGCGCACGCCGATCATCCCGTCAACAGCCCCCTGGACGACGAGTCGGTGCGCCGGCTGCTCCAGCGGACCGTCGGGCCGGGGGAGCAGCGCGTGCTCGACCTCGGCTGCGGTGAGGCGGCCTGGCTCCTCCGGGCGCTTGCCGCGCGTACGGACGTGACCGCCGAGGGCGTCGACACCTCGGCCCAACTCCTGGCCAAGGCCCGGCAGGAGGCGGTCGAGCAGGGTGTCGGACAACGGCTCGTGCTGCACCGGCACGACGCGGCGGAGTTCGTGTCCACCCGCCCCTTCGACGCGGTGCTGTGCGTCGGTGCCACCCACGCGTTCGGCGGCCTGCTGCCCACCCTCGACGCCGCCGCCGCGCATCTCGCCCCCGGCGGCCGCGTTCTGGTCGGCGACGCCTACTGGGAGTGCGAACCCACCGCTGAGGCCCGCGAGTTGCTGGGCGAGTACGAGGACCTGGCGACCACCGTGGAGCGTGTCGTCGCCCATGGCTGGACCCCTGTCCACGGGCACATCAGTACGCGCCGGGAGCTCGACGACTTCGAGTGGTGCTGGACCGGTTCGCTGGCGGCGTGGGCGCTGGAGCACCCCGAAGACCCCGACAGCGCCGAGGTGCTCGCTGTCGCCTCCGCTCACCGTTCGGAGTGGCTGCGGAGTTACCGCGACAGCTTCGGCTTCGTCACCCTCGTCCTTCGCCGTACCTCCGAGTGTCCGGACCAATGA
- a CDS encoding O-methyltransferase produces MSQNQWTDVDQFLTEQLHAPDDVLDAAIADSVAAGLPEISVSANQGKLLHLIARIQAARTVLEIGTLGGYSTIWLARALPEDGRLVTLEADPGHADVARANLTRAGLDKKVEVRVGNAVETLPQLVDDEAAPFDLVFIDADKPNNPTYLEWSLKLTRPGSIIIGDNVVRDGTVVDAGTADPKTQGSRKLVELIGQNPRLSATAVQTVGTKGYDGFVLARVTE; encoded by the coding sequence ATGTCCCAGAACCAGTGGACCGACGTCGATCAGTTCCTCACCGAGCAACTCCACGCCCCGGATGATGTCCTGGACGCGGCCATCGCCGACAGTGTCGCCGCCGGGCTGCCCGAGATCAGCGTCTCGGCGAATCAGGGCAAGCTGCTCCATCTGATCGCCCGGATTCAGGCGGCGCGCACCGTGCTGGAGATCGGCACGCTCGGCGGCTACAGCACCATCTGGCTGGCGCGGGCGCTGCCCGAGGACGGCCGGCTCGTCACGCTGGAGGCCGATCCGGGCCACGCGGACGTCGCGCGCGCCAACCTGACCCGTGCGGGCCTCGACAAGAAGGTCGAGGTGCGGGTGGGGAACGCGGTGGAGACGCTGCCGCAGCTGGTGGACGACGAGGCCGCGCCGTTCGACCTCGTCTTCATCGACGCCGACAAGCCGAACAACCCGACGTACCTGGAGTGGTCCCTCAAGCTCACCCGGCCGGGCAGCATCATCATCGGCGACAACGTTGTGCGGGACGGCACCGTCGTCGACGCCGGCACAGCCGACCCGAAGACGCAGGGCAGCCGCAAGCTGGTCGAACTGATCGGCCAGAACCCGCGGTTGAGCGCCACGGCGGTGCAGACGGTGGGCACCAAGGGGTACGACGGGTTCGTACTGGCCCGGGTCACGGAGTAA
- a CDS encoding bifunctional DNA primase/polymerase yields MGSPVLTHALAAASRGLAVLPLSRSKLPAIRSPHPAGGPAPAPCHGQCGLPGHGVHDATTDPDAVRALFAAAPWATAYGIACGRPPLHVIGLDLDVKHGTDPLAALARLARAHAFVLPPTVTVLTPSGGRHLLLRGPAGVAVPNSAGRLAPGIDVRGSGGYLVGPGSVTARGTYELALGSYTRAPAPVPPALLRLLAPPPGPAAVRLLAPPPGPAAPARTAGAPPYGAARADAALVRFVRAAPVGERNARLFWAACRAHETGRGEALTPALVEAAVAAGLTEREARGTVTSAARRTAAAP; encoded by the coding sequence ATGGGCTCCCCGGTGCTCACCCACGCCCTGGCCGCGGCATCCCGCGGCCTCGCCGTGCTGCCCCTCTCCCGCAGCAAACTCCCGGCCATTCGCTCCCCGCACCCCGCCGGCGGGCCGGCCCCGGCCCCGTGCCACGGCCAGTGCGGGCTGCCCGGACACGGCGTACACGACGCCACCACCGACCCCGACGCCGTACGCGCCCTCTTCGCCGCCGCGCCCTGGGCCACCGCGTACGGCATCGCCTGCGGGCGCCCGCCGCTCCACGTCATCGGCCTCGACCTGGACGTGAAGCACGGCACCGACCCGCTCGCCGCACTCGCCCGGCTCGCCCGCGCGCACGCCTTCGTCCTGCCGCCCACCGTCACCGTGCTGACGCCCAGCGGCGGCCGGCACCTGCTGCTGCGCGGCCCCGCCGGCGTGGCCGTGCCGAACTCCGCCGGCCGGCTCGCCCCCGGGATCGACGTACGCGGGTCGGGCGGCTACCTCGTCGGCCCCGGTTCCGTCACGGCGCGCGGCACGTACGAGCTGGCCCTCGGCTCGTACACCCGCGCGCCCGCGCCCGTACCGCCCGCGCTGCTGCGGCTCCTCGCGCCCCCGCCGGGGCCGGCGGCGGTGCGGCTCCTCGCGCCCCCGCCGGGGCCGGCGGCGCCCGCGCGTACGGCGGGCGCCCCTCCGTACGGTGCCGCGCGGGCGGACGCCGCCCTGGTCCGCTTCGTACGCGCCGCCCCCGTCGGCGAGCGCAACGCGCGGCTCTTCTGGGCCGCCTGCCGCGCACACGAGACGGGCCGCGGCGAAGCCCTCACGCCGGCGCTGGTCGAGGCGGCCGTCGCGGCGGGGCTCACCGAACGCGAGGCGCGCGGCACGGTGACCTCGGCGGCCCGGCGGACGGCGGCCGCGCCGTAG